The genome window GACTGCACCAGGGCAAGTTTGGCGCGGCGTGATGCGTCGAACTCGACCTGCAGCGTAATCAGCGCGAAGAGCGTGGCCAGGCCAAAGGGCTCGCGCCGATCCAGCCCATTGTCCAGGCTGCCGAGCATCACCCCGGCAATCAGGACGAAGAAGAAGCCGAGGTTGGACCCGATCGATACTGTGGCACGATCGCGGTGCGCCTTCAACGGCGCATACCCCTGCTGATGCTGAATCGCGTAGCCGGCTTCGTGCGCGGCAATCGCCACAGCCGCAACCGGTGCTCCCGTACACGCTGAGCACGGCTTCCCGATGTCGTGGGTCATGGTGGTCGCTCAGGACGCCCTTGGTGACTTTACCGGCACAGCCTGCAACCCTTCGGTGTCGAGAATGCGGCGAGCCGCTGTGCGCCAGTCGACCAGCCATAGTCGGCACCTTGGAATGCACCTATATTAGCGCCCTTGACCTTTGCGCCCAAGAGGCCAGGATAGATCCAGGAACATGAGGTCAATAAATGGATCGAAGAACATGAATTCCTCTCTGGAGCTCGTGCGGAAACTCGTCGCCTGAATACCGGAACCGGCCGGGAACCCCTGCGCGGTGTTTCGGATTCGCTGAAGTATCCCGCTCTCCTCTTGCGGCTGGTAGCGTGGATGTTACGCATCCAGCCGCTTCCATCAAACGATGGAACGGCCAGGGTCTTACGCCAGGTGCAGCCGAGTGCTGCTCGCCTTCATGGCCGGGAACGCGGCGCGTCCTGGCAATGACGACCATGAAGCCAACCTGGAGAATGAGGTCGGTTACTCCCTGAATAGTCAATCCCACAGAATTGATACGGTGCGTGTCAAGGTTCGACAGTAACATTTCATGGCTTTATGGCTGGTCTGCTCCCCGTGGAAACCTGGAGACTCGATCAGATATACAAACCCGGGACGGTGGGAATCACCAGTCTTTCCCGAGGTCGAGGTGTCGACTTTGCGGACCATTCGAGGTCTTCGCCTCGGCTGACGGTGAGGGAACCGCCTCTTTGCGGTCTCAGTGGTTGGCGAGACGACCGATATCGTCACCTGCCGAAGGCGGTCTTTGCTTTGGTCAAGCCGCACGTCAGCTTTGCGGATTCACCGCGGTTCGACTGATTGGTGCCAGGAGAGTTTGGGGCCGGGACCGAACTCGACAGCCCCAGGCTGAAGTCGGGTGGATTCAAGGCAGACCAGACCAGCGAAATCACCACCAGCGTTTGCACCAGACGTTGCTGCTTGTTTGGCGAAGGCGGACTCTGGATGGAATGCCAGTCACCACGCACTGGAGGCGTTCGATGAGCTACGCTCGCACTTCCCAAATCTGCTTCTCGTCTTTCAGCAACGCGTCATCGACAACTGGACATAATGCGTGACCTGCGCCGGTGTCGGCGCTGGAATCCATGGCTCGCCATGGTCGAGCAACACACGGCCGGGCCGTTGCCGAAGGAACTGCGCGAGGCATGGAATACGACTGGATCCATGTAAACCAGCCGATCGAAGTCGCGGATGCGATAGGCATTGCCGTCAGCCTCTCGAGCCCGGAAGCGATTCGTAGAGGCGCAATCGCTGCAGGGTGTTAACTCATGACGCACCTGGAGATAGGCGGTCGACGCCGTCCTGGACTCCCTGGGCCAGCAATGCCGCGGACCAACCTGGCGGCATGACCCCTGCGCCTGTAATTCCGGATCGGTGACGATACCGAAAGGCCGACCAGCCCGCCGTCAGTGACCGACGGCCCGCACGCGACGAGTGTTTTTCCTTCTCGGTACAGCCCAAAGAACGTCAGTCCCGTGTCCGGTATGCGCTCCAGGATTCGCCCGGTGACTCGGCAGAATGGCGGCGGAGAGGTTGTTCATGCTCGCACATGCCTTCGATCCCTTCGTCAGATCAGGCACGCTCACATCGTCATCGAACTGTGCTGATTCGTAATCCATGGGTCATGACCGGGGTGCGGTCCGCCTCACGATAGCCTCGGATTTTCAGCCAGGAATCGAGATCGGGCCGGAGTCAGTGAATGACAGCAGGCGGAAGATCACGAGGCGGCTGCAGAACGATGAGCTGCTCGATTCGCGCGACGGTGGCGAGATGGTCATCTCTGGTTGAGGATAGGCGAAGCAATGCCGAGTTGGCGCGCTTAGTGCTCATCTGAGAGACGCGCGACCCAGCCGTCGAACAACAGTTGCTGCTCGGCGGGCCATGCCCGGGCGCGGCCTCTTCGTCTCGGGTGTGGGGGACCGTGCTGTTGCCTCGGTGACATCGAGGTGAGACGGATCCGGGCGGAGGTGTCTCTCGCGGCGTGAAGACCGTCTTTCGCCTAGCGCTTTCGTGCGACTACGTTGAGGAACGCGACCTCGGGATGCGTGCGCGCTGCCTCGGTGAGCTGCTGCGCAGTCAGTTCATCCTCGGACCGAGATCGAGGGATCAGGGCGCGAAGCCGAGTCCATAGTGGCGGCGACATTGTCCCAGTCGCGAGTCATCCGAGCGCCCAGCGTAGATCATCGAATCCGGCAACATCGATCGCCGCGAGATAGTCGTCCTCCGCATGCAGCTTTTTGCCCGAAAACCATCTTCATCAAATCTGAGGGCTTTCCCGGGGCAATCAGGTCGCCGGTTGATGATGACGCCTTTTGCCTTGAGCCAACGATGAGCGGCCGCCAATCCGCCCGCGAACCGCCAGGAATGGTCGCCAGCTCAGGCCTCCGCCCAGTCCCAACACCAGATCGAAATCTCCTTCGGGATAGGACTGAACAGCTTTTTCACCCGAGACGGCCTGGAAGTCGATCTGCTTTGCTATTCCGCGGGTGTTCGCGAGCTGGCGCGCCCGAACGCGAGATAAGCGGGATAGTCGTCGAATCCATACACTGTTGCGCCAGGCCTCGGCGATGTCTACGGCAGACGACCGATGCCGCATTGCATCGAGCACCCTGGCGCCCTGCGGGATGCCTGCGATGAGCGTAGGCGATCAGGGTTCGCCGGCCACCGGAGACTGATAGTAGTCGTCAGGAGAAAGCTGAGCGGATCTGTTCGAGCGATCGGTTGGCGTTCTTGGCAGTCATCGTTCCTGTTCACCCAAGGTTGTCGCGAGATCGAGCATGTCCGCCACCACGCCGGCCGCGGTCACCGCCGCGCCGGCGCCTGTGATAAACCGTGTGATCGGATTGGCGGCATAACGCTTCGAGCGGATCGTGATGATGTTCTCAGGACCGATCAGCGATCCGAAGACGGTATCGAGCGGAATCTCCGCATTCCAACGGGAAATCGGCTCACCTGCAGCAACGGTCGCGACGTATTTCAATCAGCGCCGTTGGCGCGCGCCGCCGCTGCGCGCTCACCTGTCCTTGTCGACACGCGATATGCCCACCATGAAATCATCGACGCTGCCGTCGCAGCGCCTCCGGCACACCAGGCTCTCTATCTGGATCTGGTCGAGCTCGACAGGATGCCGATGGTGCGTGCAAGAATCAGCGCCTTCCGCGCCACGTCCCAACCCGCTCAGATCTCCTCCGGGTCCGGTTCGGTGAATCCGCAGCCTTGGCGTCACGACCACCGCCTGCGAGAACGGCTTGTCCTGATCGAGATCGGCGAAGATCGCGCCCAACGTGCCGGACAACGCGCCAGCGACACGCGTCACCTCGTCTCCGGAAGCGATCAGCGAACGCAACGTAGAAATGACCGGCAAACCCGCTCCGCACGTGGTCTCATAGCGTGTGCGTCCCCGAAACGCCAGACTCGGACCAAGCAGCGCGGCCATTGGGTCGGATGCGAGCCGAGCCATGGGCGCCTTGTTTAACCCAGCACCGCTCCTCCGCCATTGGTGAGGGTCATGGCCAGGGTTCGCGGTCTTGCTTCCCGCGGCAGTGTCGATGGCATTGATGGGTCCGAACGGTTGCGTGAGCGTGAGCGCCTCTCCAGAAACCGTGCGTTTCGACCAGCGAACGACTCCGGCAAGGTGGAAATCCGCCCCGGATGAGCGGTGATCGAGCACGGCTGCAAGGTCATCGTTGGAGAAACCGCCGCTCGTGGCCGAGGCAATGCCGCCAGTCAGAGGAGTCGATGAGCGCGCGAATGACGACCCGCAGCCATAGTCACGCTGCCAGCGGTCGCGTTGCGCGGAGATCTGTTCGACGACCGTGCGGCCAATGAGTCCCAGCCGATTTGGGCAACGACATCACTCATTCGGTTCAGACTCCTGCAGTCGGATTGGTCAGGTGTCTCCGGTGTCGCGCGCACGTCCTGGACTCGTTCGGCGAACCCACGGCGAGTTGCCGCGAAGATCGCTCTGCGAGATGGCTCATGTCAGAACGGGACTTGCCCAGACGACCGGATCGTGGGCAGAGACGGGCAGGTTAGCAGACCGAGAATCGACCTGCGGCAGCGTCGGACGCGCCGGCAGCGACGACAGATCCATCTGCGGCAGCGTTGGACAGGCTGGAAGTGACGACAGGTCCACCTGCGGAAGTGACGGCAAGTTCGGAAGACCGAGCTGGTGATGTTCGAGACGTCCGCGCCAGTTCTTCGATCGAGCGTCCAAGCGACTGCTGAATTTCGTGCAACTGAGCAATTCGATACTGAGCGCCTCCCGTCCGGCCGAGGTGGCGAGGCCAGGTGCCGAAGCTTGCGTGCGCTCCATCGAGCAGGCGTCGTTGGCCAATACCGTTGTAGCAGGTTCCGCCAGCGCATGGATGATGGTGAGCCTCGTTGTTGTGCCGCTCCATCAGGATCGATCGAGCGTCGCTGGAAAAGG of Thermomicrobiales bacterium contains these proteins:
- a CDS encoding zinc metallopeptidase translates to MTHDIGKPCSACTGAPVAAVAIAAHEAGYAIQHQQGYAPLKAHRDRATVSIGSNLGFFFVLIAGVMLGSLDNGLDRREPFGLATLFALITLQVEFDASRRAKLALVQSGIVDGGVPRLGRAKAWILVLGAAAWTYVAGFLASLLSLYWVMLLTGMSRDE